From the Anguilla anguilla isolate fAngAng1 chromosome 8, fAngAng1.pri, whole genome shotgun sequence genome, one window contains:
- the LOC118233212 gene encoding kinesin-1 heavy chain-like, translating to MADPAECTIKVMCRFRPLNNSEVVRGDKYIPKFQGEDNVVVGGKPYMFDRVFQSNTSQEQVYNACARQIVKDVLEGYNGTIFAYGQTSSGKTHTMEGNLHDTDGMGIIPRIVQDIFNYIYSMDENLEFHIKVSYFEIYLDKIRDLLDVSKTNLSVHEDKNRVPYVKGCTERFVCSPEEVMDTIDEGKSNRHVAVTNMNEHSSRSHSIFLINVKQENTQTEQKLSGKLFLVDLAGSEKVSKTGAEGAVLDEAKNINKSLSSLGNVISALAEGSTYVPYRDSKMTRILQDSLGGNCRTTIVICCSPSSYNEAETKTTLMFGQRAKTIKNTVCVNMELTAEQWKKKYEREKERNKTLRNTVTWLENELNRWRNGESVPVAEQFDKEKANAEFQALDNVVINEKPASTPGVPGVRLTDAEKDKCEAEITKLYKQLDDKDDEINQQSQLAEKLKQQMLDQDELLASSRRDYDNLQTELNRLQAENEASKEEVKEVLQALEELAVNYDQKSQEVEDKTQEFEILSEELNQKSTVLSSIDSELQKLKEMTSHQKKRVTEMMSSLLKDLTEIGIAVGSNDIKQHEGSGLIDEEFTVARLYISKMKSEVKTMVKRCRQLEASQAESNNKMEETERELTACQLRISQHEAKIKSLTEYLQNVEQKKRQLEETVDSLNEDLVKISAQEKVHAMEKESEVQTANEVKEAVEKQIQNHREAHQKQIGSLRDELEQKEKLITELQDLNQKTVLEQERLRVEHEKLKAADQEKSRKLHELTVMQDRREQARQDLKGLEETVAKELQTLHNLRKLFVQDLATRVKKSTELDSDDTGGSAAQKQKINFLENNLEQLTKVHKQLVRDNADLRCELPKLEKRLRATAERVKALESALKEAKENASRDRKRYQQEVDRIKEVVRAKNMARRGNSAQIAKPIRPGQQPVASPTHPGVTRGGGFYQNSQTVAIRGGGSKQEKPC from the exons ATGGCGGACCCGGCGGAGTGCACGATTAAAGTGATGTGCCGCTTCAGGCCCCTGAACAATTCTGAAGTGGTGAGAGGGGACAAGTACATCCCCAAATTTCAAGGTGAAGACAACGTTGTTGTAGGG GGCAAGCCCTACATGTTTGACCGAGTGTTCCAGTCCAACACGTCCCAGGAGCAAGTGTACAACGCCTGCGCCCGACAGATCGTCAAAG ATGTGCTCGAGGGCTATAATGGAACGATCTTCGCCTACGGACAGACGTCCTCTGGCAAAACGCACACAATGGAG ggtaacCTCCACGACACAGATGGAATGGGGATCATCCCGAGAATAGTCCAGGACATTTTTAACTATATTTATTCCATGGATGAGAACCTGGAGTTTCATATCAAG gtttcatattttgaaatttaCCTGGACAAAATTAGGGACCTTTTGGATg TGTCAAAGACGAACCTCTCAGTGCACGAAGACAAGAACAGAGTCCCGTACGTGAAG GGCTGCACCGAGCGCTTTGTCTGCAGTCCGGAGGAGGTCATGGACACCATCGACGAGGGAAAATCGAACCGCCACGTCGCCGTGACga ATATGAACGAGCACAGTTCCCGGAGTCACAGTATCTTCCTCATTAACGTGAAGCAGGAGAACACTCAGACTGAGCAGAAGCTGAGTGGGAAGCTCTTCCTGGTGGATCTGGCCGGGAGCGAAAAG gtgaGTAAAACCGGAGCGGAGGGGGCAGTCCTGGACGAGGCCAAGAACATCAACAAGTCGCTCTCATCCCTGGGAAACGTCATCTCTGCCCTGGCAGAAGGCTCT acataTGTCCCGTACAGAGACAGTAAGATGACCAGGATCCTGCAGGACTCCCTGGGGGGCAACTGCAGGACCACCATCGTCATCTgctgctctccctcctcctACAACGAGGCGGAGACCAAGACCACCCTGATGTTCGGCCAGAG GGCAAAGACAATCAAGAACACGGTGTGTGTGAACATGGAGCTGACGGCCGAGCAGTGGAAGAAGAAGTAcgaaagggagaaggagaggaacaAGACGCTGCGCAACACGGTGACGTGGCTGGAGAACGAGCTGAACCGCTGGCGCAACG gagaaaGCGTGCCGGTGGCGGAGCAGTTCGATAAGGAGAAGGCCAATGCCGAGTTCCAGGCCCTGGACAACGTGGTGATCAACGAGAAGCCCGCCTCCACGCCCGGCGTGCCCGGGGTTCGGCTCACCGACGCCGAGAAGGACAAGTGCGAGGCCGAGATCACCAAGCTCTACAAGCAGCTGGACGACAAG GATGATGAGATCAACCAACAGAGCCAGCTGGCTGAGAAGCTGAAACAGCAGATGCTGGATCAGGACGAG ctgctggCCTCCTCCCGGCGCGACTATGACAACCTGCAGACGGAGCTGAACCGGCTCCAGGCGGAGAACGAGGCCTCcaaggaggaggtgaaggaggtgctgcaggccctggaggagctggccgTCAACTACGACCAGAAGAGCCAGGAGGTGGAGGACAAGACGCAGGAGTTCGAGATCCTGAGCGAGGAGCTCAACCAGAAATCG aCCGTTCTGTCCTCCATTGACTCGGAGCTGCAGAAGCTGAAAGAGATGACCAGCCACCAGAAGAAGAGGGTGACTGAGATGATGTCATCGCTCCTCAAGGACCTGACCGAAATCGGCATCGCCGTGGGCAGCAACGACATTaag CAACACGAGGGCAGCGGGCTGATAGACGAGGAGTTCACGGTGGCGCGGCTCTACATCAGCAAGATGAAGTCGGAGGTGAAGACGATGGTGAAGCGCTGCCGGCAGCTGGAGGCCTCGCAGGCCGAGAGCAACAACAAGATGGAGGAGACCGAGAGGGAGCTGACCGCCTGCCAGCTGCGCATATCACAG cATGAGGCCAAGATCAAGTCCCTGACGGAGTACCTGCAGAACGTGGAGCAGAAGAAGAGGCAGCTGGAGGAGACCGTGGACTCCCTGAACGAGGATCTGGTGAAGATCAGCGCGCAGG AGAAAGTCCATGCCATGGAGAAGGAGAGCGAGGTCCAGACTGCCAATGAAGTGAAG GAGGCGGTGGAGAAGCAGATCCAGAATCACCGCGAGGCTCACCAGAAGCAGATCGGCAGCCTGCGGGACGAGCTGGAGCAGAAGGAGAAGCTGATCACCGAGCTGCAGGA TCTGAACCAGAAGACGGTGCTGGAGCAGGAGCGCCTGAGGGTGGAGCACGAGAAGCTGAAGGCGGCCGACCAGGAGAAGAGCCGCAAGCTGCACGAGCTCAC agtgATGCAGGACCGGAGGGAGCAGGCCAGACAGGATCTGAAGGGCCTGGAGGAGACTGTG GCCAAGGAGCTGCAGACTCTGCACAACCTGAGGAAGCTCTTCGTTCAGGACCTGGCCACAAGAGTCAAGAAG agcACAGAGTTGGACTCCGATGACACTGGAGGCAGTGCTGCTCAGAAGCAGAAGATCAACTTCCTGGAGAACAATCTGGAACAACTCACCAAGGTCCACAAGCAG ctggtgCGGGACAACGCGGACCTGCGCTGCGAGCTCCCGAAGCTGGAGAAGCGCCTGCGGGCCACGGCGGAGCGGGTGAAGGCGCTGGAGTCCGCGCTGAAGGAGGCGAAGGAGAACGCCTCGCGCGACCGCAAGCGCTACCAGCAGGAGGTGGACCGCATCAAGGAGGTGGTGCGCGCCAAGAACATGGCACGCCGCGGGAACTCCGCGCAGATCG CCAAACCCATCCGGCCCGGCCAGCAGCCTGTGGCTTCGCCCACCCACCCCGGCGTGACCCGCGGCGGCGGGTTCTACCAGAACAGCCAGACCGTCGCCATCCGGGGGGGCGGCAGCAAGCAGGAGAAGCC ttgcTGA